In Hymenobacter sublimis, a single genomic region encodes these proteins:
- a CDS encoding OmpA family protein, producing MKKHLLSLLAATTLLASCSDLKKPEEKDQPQEATADTAVVYRDGQTAGDAAATAAGSVDNAADKAGNAVSNAWDMTKAKLADVKLEEIDLPEVSVRGDDQYNVYALEEKVLFDTDKATIKPTATRALSEISASIARRHRGKDIQVMGFADSRGDKNYNRELSAQRAAAVRDWLVKNGQVAADKVSLEPMGEAAPVASNATAAGRQENRRVEIAVRK from the coding sequence ATGAAAAAGCACCTGCTCTCTCTGCTAGCAGCGACTACGCTGCTCGCCTCCTGCTCTGACCTGAAAAAGCCCGAGGAAAAAGACCAGCCCCAAGAAGCTACCGCCGATACCGCCGTGGTATACCGCGACGGCCAGACGGCCGGTGATGCCGCTGCCACCGCAGCTGGCTCTGTCGACAACGCCGCTGACAAAGCAGGCAACGCCGTAAGCAACGCCTGGGATATGACGAAAGCCAAGCTGGCGGACGTGAAGCTGGAAGAAATTGACCTGCCGGAAGTTAGCGTCCGCGGCGACGACCAGTACAACGTGTACGCCCTGGAAGAAAAAGTACTGTTTGATACGGACAAAGCCACCATCAAGCCTACCGCTACCCGGGCCCTGTCCGAAATCAGCGCCTCTATTGCCCGTCGCCACCGTGGCAAGGACATTCAGGTAATGGGCTTCGCTGATTCGCGCGGCGACAAAAACTACAACCGCGAGCTAAGCGCCCAGCGCGCCGCCGCCGTACGCGACTGGCTCGTGAAAAACGGCCAAGTAGCCGCCGACAAAGTAAGCCTCGAGCCCATGGGCGAAGCTGCTCCCGTTGCTAGCAACGCTACCGCCGCCGGCCGTCAGGAAAACCGCCGGGTAGAAATTGCAGTGCGCAAATAA